The following coding sequences are from one Macaca mulatta isolate MMU2019108-1 chromosome 7, T2T-MMU8v2.0, whole genome shotgun sequence window:
- the PGBD4 gene encoding piggyBac transposable element-derived protein 4 gives MSNSRKRSIPMRDGNTGLEQLLAEDSFDESDFSEIDDSDTFSDSALEDDKIRPLSHLEPDGKSPTSSDSGRSMKWSARAMIPRQRYDFTGTPGRKVDVSDITDPLQYFELFFTEELVSKITRETNAQAALLASKPPGPKGFSRMDKWKDTDNDELKVFFAVMLLQGIVQKPELEMFWSTRPLLDTPYLRQIMTGERFLLLFRCLHFVNNSSISAGQSKAHISLQKIKPVFDFLVNKFSTVYTPNRNIAVDESLMLFKGPLAMKQYIPTKRVRFGLKLYVLCESQSGYVWNALVHTGPGMNLKDSADGLKSSRIVLTLVNDLLGQGYCVFLDNFNISPMLFRELHQNRTDAVGTARLNRKQIPNDLKKRIAKGTTVARFCGELMALKWCDEKEVTMLSTFHNDTMIEVNNRNGKKTKKPRVIVDYNENMGAVDSADQMLTSYPSERKRHKVWYKKFFHHLLHITVLNSYILFKKDNPEHTMSHINFRLALIERMLEEHHKPGQQHLRGRPCSDDVTPLRLSGRHFPKSIPPTSGKQNPTGRCKICCSQYDKDGKRIRKETRYFCAECDVPLCVVPCFEIYHTKKNY, from the coding sequence ATGTCAAATTCTAGAAAACGTAGCATTCCTATGCGTGATGGTAATACCGGTCTCGAACAGTTGCTGGCCgaagattcatttgatgaatctgaTTTTTCGGAAATAGACGATTCCGATACTTTTTCGGATAGTGCTTTAGAAGACGATAAGATCAGGCCTCTGTCCCATTTAGAACCTGATGGAAAGAGCCCTACATCATCTGACTCAGGGCGCTCTATGAAATGGTCAGCTCGTGCTATGATTCCACGTCAAAGGTATGACTTTACCGGCACACCTGGCAGAAAAGTCGATGTCAGTGATATCACTGACCCATTGCAGTATTTTGAACTGTTCTTTACTGAGGAATTAGTTTCAAAAATTACTAGAGAAACAAATGCCCAAGCTGCCTTGTTGGCTTCAAAGCCACCGGGTCCGAAAGGATTTTCGCGAATGGATAAATGGAAAGACACTGACAATGACGAGCTCAAAGTCTTTTTTGCAGTAATGTTACTGCAAGGTATTGTGCAGAAACCTGAGCTGGAGATGTTTTGGTCAACAAGGCCTCTTTTGGATACACCTTATCTCAGGCAAATTATGACTGGTGAaagatttttacttttgtttcggTGCCTGCATTTTGTCAACAATTCTTCTATATCTGCTGGTCAATCAAAGGCCCATATTTCATTGCAGAAGATCAAACCTGTGTTCGACTTTCTTGTAAATAAATTTTCAACTGTATATACTCCAAACAGAAACATTGCAGTTGATGAATCACTGATGCTGTTCAAGGGGCCGTTAGCTATGAAGCAGTACATCCCGACAAAACGAGTACGATTTGGTCTGAAGCTATATGTACTTTGTGAAAGTCAATCTGGTTACGTGTGGAATGCGCTTGTTCACACAGGGCCTGGTATGAATTTGAAAGATTCAGCCGATGGCCTGAAATCATCGCGCATTGTTCTTACCTTGGTCAATGACCTTCTTGGCCAAGGGTATTGTGTCTTCCTCGATAACTTTAATATATCTCCCATGCTTTTCAGAGAATTACATCAAAATAGGACTGATGCAGTTGGGACAGCTCGTTTGAACAGAAAACAGATTCCAAATGATCTGAAAAAAAGGATTGCAAAGGGGACGACTGTAGCCAGATTCTGTGGTGAACTGATGGCACTGAAATGGTGTGACGAGAAGGAGGTGACAATGTTGTCAACATTCCACAATGATACCATGATTgaagtaaacaacagaaatggaaagaaaactaaaaagccACGTGTCATTGTGGATTATAACGAGAATATGGGAGCGGTGGACTCGGCTGATCAGATGCTTACTTCTTATCCATCTGAGCGCAAAAGACACAAGGTTTGGTATAAGAAATTCTTTCACCACCTTCTACACATTACAGTGCTGAACTCCTACATCCTGTTCAAGAAGGACAACCCTGAGCACACTATGAGCCATATAAACTTCAGACTGGCATTGATTGAAAGAATGCTGGAAGAGCATCACAAGCCAGGGCAGCAACACCTTCGAGGTCGTCCGTGCTCTGATGATGTCACACCTCTTCGTCTGTCTGGAAGACATTTCCCCAAGAGCATACCACCAACGTCAGGGAAACAGAATCCAACTGGTCGCTGCAAAATTTGCTGCTCCCAATACGACAAGGATGGCAAAAGGATCCGGAAAGAAACACGCTATTTTTGTGCTGAATGTGATGTTCCGCTTTGTGTTGTTCCATGCTTTGAAATTTACCACacgaaaaaaaattattaa